In the Cellulomonas sp. C5510 genome, CGTCGCCCGGCACGCGGAGTGGCTCGACCTCTACCGCGCCCGGCTCGCGCAGGCCGGTGACGACCCGCGCGCCGGCGTGCTCGCGGTCTTCGACGCCTACGCCGACCACGCGCACGCGGGCTACGTCCACGGGTTCCGCGGCTGCGGCCTGCTCAACGCTGCGGCCGAGCTGCCCGTCGGCGACCCGGGCCGCGCGGCCGTGCGGGCGCACAAGGAGGAGGTCGAGGGCATCGTCGCCGGGCACCTGACCGCGCTGCTCCCGGACGACCCGGCGCGCGTCGCGGACGTCGCGGAGCACCTCGCGTTCCTGCTCGAGGGGTCGATGGCCCGCGCGGGCCTCGAGGGCGACGACTACCGGCTGGGCCGGGCGCGCGCCCTGGCGGCGGACCTGCTGGCGGGTCTGTGACGGGGGCGGTCGCCGCGCGCACGGGGCTCGGGTCCCTCGCCGTGCTGGCGGCCTCCGTGCTGTGGGGGACGACCGGGACGGCCGCGACGTTCGCGCCGCAGGTCGGCCCGCTGGCGATCGGCGCCGCGGCGATGGGCGTCGGCGGGCTGCTGCAGGCCGCGCTGGCGGGGCGGCTGCTGCGCGGGCACGCCGGCGCCCTGCTGGCGCGACGCGGCCTGGTGCTGCTGGGCGGGCTGGCGGTGGCCGTGTACCCGCTGGCGTTCTACTCCTCGATGCGGCTGGCCGGCGTCGCGGTCGGCACCGTGGTGTCGCTCGGGTCGGCGCCGCTGGCGTCGGCCCTCGTGGAGCGTGTGGTCGACGGGCGGCGGCTCACGCGGCGCTGGTTGCTGGCCGCGGCGGTGGGCCTCACGGGCGTCGTGCTGCTCTGCGCCGCCGAGGCCGTGGCGGCCGGTGAGGCGTCGGCCGGGGCTCCGGGCGCAGGGGCGTCGGCCGCCGGCGTGGGGCTCGGCCTGGTCGCCGGCGCGACGTACGCCCTCTACTCCTGGGTCGCGCACCGGCTGATGCGCGCCGGGGTGCCGTCGCGGGCGTCGATGGGTGCCGTGTTCGGCGTGGGCGGCGTCCTGCTGCTGCCGGTGCTGCTGCTGACCGGCGCGCCGCTGGTGGCGTCGTGGCCGAACGCGGCCGTCGGGGTCTACATGGCGCTGGTGCCGATGTTCACGGGGTACGTGCTGTTCGGGTGGGGGCTCGCGCACGTGCCTGCCAGCACGGCCACCACGCTGAGCCTGCTCGAGCCCGCCGTCGCGGCAGTGCTCGCGGTCGTCGTGGTCGGCGAGCGGCTGCCCGCCGCGGGGTGGGCCGGCGTCGCCCTGGTCGTGGCCTGCCTCGCGGTGCTGACGGTGCCGGGCCGGCCGGTCGCCGCGGGCGCCGCGCGGCGCCTGAGGCAGCGGGGCCTCCTACCCTGGACGACGTGACCGCCACCGCCCTGCCCGACCCCGCGCCGCCGACCGCGCCGCAGGTCCTGGACGCCGTCGCGTGGCGTGCCGCCGCGGACGGCCACGCGGCACGCGCCGACGCGCTCACGGCGGCCCACCGCGACCGCCGGGCGCGCGGGGAGCGGCACGCGGTCGAGGACTTCCTGTTCGAGTACTACCCGGCGAAGCCCGCGCAGCTCCGTCGCTGGCACCCCGGGGGCGGCGTCGCGCTGGCCCCCGGCGCCGACGGCCCCGCGCCGCACGCGGGCTGGCGCTGGTACCGGACCGGCGGCGACGGCGTCGTCGCGCTGGACCTCGACGCGTTCCTGGCCGACCGCGGCGACACGGTCCGGTACGTGCACGCGCTGCTCTCCGCGACGGCGGCCCGCCCCGCCGCGACGGGCTGCTTCGGGCTGCACGAGTGGGCGATGGTCTACCGCCAGGACGGCGCGGACCGGCGGCACGCGCTCCCGCTGCGCCTCGGGCCGGCCGGGACGGACGCGGTCGTCGAGTCGCACCGCATCCGGTGCACCCACCTCGACGCGTTCCGGTTCTTCACGCCGGAGGCGCGCCCCCGCAACGCCACGCAGCCGACCCGGGAGTCCCAGGTGCGCGACGAGCAGCCCGGGTGCCTGCACGCGAACATGGACCTGTACAAGTGGGCCCTGAAGCTCGGGCCGCTGGTGCCGGGCGCCCTGCTGCTCGACGCGTTCGAGCTGGCCGCGGAGATCCGCCGCACGGACATGCAGGCCTCGCCGTACGACGTGACGGCGTACGGGCTGGAGCCGGTGGCGATCGAGACGCCCGACGGCAAGGCGGAGTACGTGCGGCGGCAGCGCGGCTTCGCCGAGCGGGCGGCGGGGCTCCGGACGGCGCTGGCCGCCGTCGCGGGGGCGGCCGTCGGCTGATCCGGCCGGCCGCGCGCGTCAGGCGATGCGCGACTCGACCAGCGCGTCGACCGCCTCGGGCGCGAGCACGTGGTCGACCGCCATCGCGGACGCGCCGAGGATGCCGACCTGCGACCGCGCCTGCGACGTGACGATGCGCAGGTGCTGCGTCGCGAGCGGCAGGGAGCGCTGGTAGACGACCTCGCGGATGCCGGCGATGAGGTGCTCGCCGGCCTCGGCGACGACGCCGCCGATGACGACCAGCGACGGGTTGAGCAGGCTGACGCACGCCGCGAGCACCGAGCCGATCTCCCGCCCGGCCTGCCGCACGGCGCGGCCCGCGGCGAGGTCGCCGGCCCGGACCAGGGCGACGACGTCGGCGCCGTCGCGCGCGGGCAGCCCGGCGGCGGCGAGCTGCTCGGCGAGCGCCCGCCCGCTGGCGACCGCCTCGAGGCAGCCGAGGTTCCCGCACCGGCACGGCACGTCCGCCGCGTCGGGCACCGCGATGTGGCCGATGTCGCCCGCCGCGCCCTGGGCGCCCCGACGCAGCCGGCCGTCTGAGATGATCCCCGAGCCGATGCCTGTGGCGACCTTGACGAAGAGCATGTCGTCGACGTCCGGCCACGCGGAGCGGTGCTCGCCGAGGGCCATGAGGTTCACGTCGTTGTCGACCAGCACCTGCGCCCCGAGCTGCGCCGCGAGGATGCCGGGCACGTCGACGTCGTCCCACGCGGGCATGATCGGCGGGTTGATGGGCCGGCCCGTGGAGTGCTCGACGGGTCCCGGCAGGCCGACGCCGACGGAGACGAGGTCCTCGGGCCGGCGCCCGGCCTGGGCCAGCAGCGCCCGCCCGTGCTCGACCACCCAGCCGAGCACGACGTCCGGCCCGTCGGCGATGGGCAGCGGTGCCTCCGCCTCGGCCAGCACGGTCGAGGCCAGGTCGGTGACGGCCATGCGGGCGTGGGTGGCGCCGAGGTCGACGGCGAGCACCACCCGGGCGCCGGGCCGGAACGCGAAGGTGGTCGGGGGGCGGCCGCCGGTGGAGGACGCCTCGCCGGCCGGCGCGATCAGCCCGGCGGCGAGGAGCTGGTCGACCCGGGCGGTGACGGTGGAGCGTGCCTGGCCGGTGGCGGCGGCGAGGTCGGCGCGGGTGCGCGGCGCGCCGTCGCGCAGCAGCTGGAACAAGTCGCCGGCGCCCGTGTGCCGCTGGGGGAGCCTCACCACGTCCTGCATGGCGCTTAGTGAACCACGAACCGGCGCCGCTTCTGCGCGTCACGGTTGGGTAACTCTGACGGACGACATCGAACTTATGATTGACGGACGACAGAAGTACGCCTACGTTCGCTCCCATGGTCAACGAGGACCCTCCGCGGGAGGACCCGCAGCCGCTGCTGCGGATGCGCGGCATCGTCAAGCAGTTCCCCGGGGCGCGGGCGCTGGACGGCGTCGACCTCGACGTGCTGCCGGGGGAGGTGCACTGCCTGCTCGGGCAGAACGGTGCCGGGAAGTCGACGCTCATCAAGGTGCTGGCCGGCGCCCACCAGCCCACCGAGGGCGAGGTCCTCGTCGACGGCCAGGTCGTCACGATCCCGCACCCGGTGGCCGCCCTGCGGCTCGGCATCGCGACGATGTACCAGGAGCTCGACGTGGTCGGCGGCCTCACCGTCGCCGAGAACGTGTTCCTCGGCCACGAGCTCGCCACCGCCGGAGTCTCCCGGCGGGGCGACGCACGCCGCCGCACCCGCGAGCTGCTCGCCCGCCTCGGCCACCCGGAGATCTCGCCCGGGCAGGAGGTCGGCTCGCTGCCCGCCGCCGCCCAGCAGGTCGTCTCCATGGCGCGCGCCCTGTCGCACGACGCCCGCGTCATCGTGATGGACGAGCCGTCCGCGGTGCTCGACGCCGACGAGGTGCAGAACCTGTTCCGGGTGGTGCGCGAGCTCACGGCGTCCGGCGTGGCCATCGTCTACATCTCGCACCGCATGGAGGAGATCCGCGCGGTCGGCGACCGCATCACGGTGCTCAAGGACGGCCGGACGGTCGCCCGCGACCTGCCGGCTCGCGAGACGCCCACCCGGGACCTCATCCGGCTCATGACCGGCCGGGCGGTCGAGTACGCGTTCCCGCCCGCGCCCGGGGTCGCGCCCGACGCACCCGTCGTGCTCGACGTGCAGGGGCTCGCGCTGCGGGGCGCGTTCGAGGACGTGACCTTCCAGGTCCGCGCCGGGGAGATCCTCGGGCTCGCGGGCCTGGTGGGGTCGGGCCGGTCGGAGATCCTGGAGACCGTCTACGGCGCACGCCGGGCGACGGCCGGGAGCGTCCAGGTCGCCGGCCGGCGACTGCGCCCCGGGACGGTCCCGGCCGCGGTGGCCGCCGGTGTCGGCCTGGCCCCCGAGGAGCGCAAGGCCCAGGGCCTGCTGCTGGACGAGCCCGTCTACCGGAACATCACGCTCTCGACGTTCGGCCGCTTCGCGCGCGGCGGGCTGCTCGACGAGCGCGCCGAGCGGGCCGCGGCCCGGGAGCAGGCCGAGGCGCTCGACCTGCGCCCCGCGGGCGTCGACCGCGCCATGCGCACCCTGTCCGGCGGCAACCAGCAGAAGGCGATGCTCGCGCGCTGGCTGGTCCACGGCTGCCGCGTGCTGCTGCTCGACGAGCCGACCCGCGGGGTGGACGTCGGCGCGCGCGCCGAGATCTACGCCCTCGTGCGCCGGCTCGCCGACGAGGGCGCGGCCGTCGTGGTCGTCTCCAGCGAGATCCCGGAGGTGCTCGGCCTGGCGGACCGGGTGCTCGTCGTCTCCGAGGGACGGGTCGTCCACGAGGGCCCCGCCGCCGCCATCGACGAGCACGCCGTGCTCGACCTCGTCATGGAAGGGAGTGCCGCGTGAGCGAGCACCAGGTCTCGACGCCGACGGCGGACGAGCCGGCCCGGACCGAGCGGGCGGCCCCTCCGCCTGTGCGCACCCGGCGCGGCCCGGCCTCCGGCGGCGCCGCCCGCACGCTCGGCCTCGTCATCGCGCTCGCCGCGATCGGCGTGGTCGGCTACGTCACCGCCGGCAGCAGGTTCGCCAGCGTCGACAACCTCCTCGTCATCCTGTCGACCGCCTCGATCATCGGGGTGATCAGCATCGGCATGACGTTCGTCATCACGGCCGGCGGCATCGACCTGTCCGTCGGGTCGGTGCTCGGGCTGGCGTCGGTGTGGGCGACCACGCTCGCGACCCAGACCATGGCCGAGCAGTACGGCTGGATCGTGATGGTCGGCTGCGCGCTGCTCGTCGGCGTGGCGGCCGGCCTCGTGAACGGCGTGCTCGTCGCCTACGGGCGGGTGGTCGCGTTCATCGCGACGCTCGCCATGCTCGTCGCCGCCCGGGGGCTCGCCGAGCTCATCGCGCAGCGGCGCACCCAGCTCGTGACCGTGTCGTCGTTCTCGTCCACGTTCAAGGGCGACCTGCTCGGCGTGCCGAAGATCGTCTGGATCTTCGCCGCCGTCGCGGTCGCGGGCTGGTTCCTGCTGAACCGCACCACCTTCGGCCGCCGCACGGTCGCCGTCGGCGGCAACCCGGAGGCCGCCCGGCTCGCCGGCATCGCGGTCCGGCGGCACACCATGCTGCTGTACGCGCTGTCCGGCCTCGCCGCCGGGATCGCCGGGGTCATGATGCTGGCCCGCACCGGTGCGGGGTCCTCCACCAACGGCCAGCTCTACGAGCTGGACGCGATCGCCGCGGTGGTCGTCGGCGGCACGCTGCTCGCCGGCGGCCGCGGCACCATCGTCGGCACCGTCCTGGGCGTCCTGATCTTCGCGACGCTCACGAACATCTTCGTCCAGAACAACCTGGACTCCTCGGTCCAGGCCGTCGCCAAGGGCGCGATCATCATCGCCGCCGTCCTGCTGCAGCAGCGCTTCACGACGCGCTCGGCACCCCGCACGACCTAGCCGCCGGCGGTCCGGCGCACCGCGTCGCGCCCGCTCGGAGGCCCACCGCACGACACCCACCCGCCCGCTGGACATCGTCGAAGGAGATCCCATGTCCGCTCGCCCGACCCTGCGCCGCCGCCGCACGCTGGCGTCCGTCGCGGTCCTGTCCGTGGCCTTCCTGGCCGCCTGCACCTCCAACACCCCGGCCGAGGAGGACGACGGCGACGCCGACCGCGGCACCACCTCCCAGCAGGCCGTGTCCGACAACGACGAGGCCGGCGAGGAGGTCGTCATCGGCTTCTCCGCCCCGGCGGCCGACCACGGCTGGATGGGCGCGATCACGACGGCCGCCCAGGAGGAGGCCGAGACGTACTCCGACGTCGAGCTCCGCGTCGCCGAGGGCACCAACGACGTCAACCTGCAGATCAGCCAGATCGAGCAGTTCATCAACGACGGCGTCGACGCGATCGTGCTGCTGCCGTTCGACGGTGCGGCGCTCACCGACGTGGCGACGAAGGCGATGGAGGCCGGCATCCCGGTCATCAACGTCGACCGCGAGTTCTCCAGCCCGTTCGCCTCCCGGGCCACCGTGCTGGGCGACAACTGCGGCATGGGCGTGTCCGCCGGCACGTACATCTGCGAGCAGCTCGGCGACGACCCGGACGCGGTGGTGGCCGAGATCGCCGGCATCGACTCGCTGCCCCTGACGCAGGACCGCAGCCAGGGCTTCGCCGACGCGCTCGACGGCTGCGGCCTGGAGGTCAGCAACCGCGTCGCCGCGGACTTCACCGTCCAGGGCGGGGAGCAGGCGGCGGCGAACCTGCTGCAGGCGGCGCCCGAGATCGACGCCATCTGGAACCACGACGACGACCAGGGGGTCGGCGTCCTGGCCGCCATCGAGAACGCCGGCCGCGACGAGTTCTTCATGGTCGGGGGCGCGGGCTCCGCGAACGTCATGCGGGAGATCCAGTCCGGCGACTCCGTCCTGCAGGCCACCGTCGTCTACCCGTCCACCCAGGCGGCGGACGGCATCCGGCTGGCCCGGCTGGTGGCGCACGAGAAGTCGCTGAGCGACCTCGCGTCCTCCGGGGTGCCGCGCACGGTGCAGCTCTACGCACCCGTGGTGACCGCGGACAACGTCGACCAGTACATCGACTCGGCGTTCGAGTCCTGACCGGCGGGCGGCGGGGCCGGGCGCGCGCCGGCCGGCCCCGCCGCCCCCAGCAGAGGAGGGTCTCGTGACGGACGGGACGACGACGGCGCCGCTGCGCGTCGGGATGGTCGGGTACGCGTTCATGGGCGCGGCGCACTCGCAGGCGTGGCGCACGGCGCCGCGGTTCTTCGACCTGCCGCGGACGCCGGTGATGCGGGTGCTGGGCGGCCGCGACGCGGGGGCGGTCAAGGCGGCCGCGGACCGGCTCGGCTGGCAGGAGTCGGTGACGTCCTGGCGGGAGCTGGTGGACCGCGACGACGTCGACCTGGTCGACATCTGCACCCCCGGCAGCACGCACGCCGAGATCGCGGTGGCCGCCCTGGAGGCCGGCAAGCACGTGCTGTGCGAGAAGCCGCTCGCGAACACCGTCGCGGAGGCGGAGGTCATGGTCGCCGCCGCGGAGGCCGCCGCCGCCCGGGGCGTGCGCTCGATGGTCGGCTACACCTACCGGCGCGTCCCGGCGGTGCAGCTCGCCCGCACGCTCGTCGAGCAGGGTCGCATCGGGACGATCCGCCACGTGCGGGTGCAGTACCTGCAGGACTGGCTGACCGACCCCGAGGCGCCGCTGTCGTGGCGGCTCGACAAGGAGGCAGCCGGGTCCGGGGCGCTCGGCGACATCGCGTCGCACGCGGTGGACCTCGCGCAGTACGTGACGGGTGAGCGCCTGACCGGCGTCTCCGCCCTGCTCGAGACGTTCGTGCGGGAGCGCCCGGTCGCCGCGGACTTCGCCGGTCTGCACGGCACGGCGGGCACCGGGCGGGGGCCGGTGACCGTCGACGACGCCGCCGTGTTCCTGGCCCGGCTCTCCGGTGGCGGGCTCGGCGTCTTCGAGGCCACCCGGTTCGCGACGGGCCGCAAGAA is a window encoding:
- a CDS encoding TetR/AcrR family transcriptional regulator, which translates into the protein MAGTRDAAVDAAGPTATARRRPARDRLLAAAARRFYADGIAATGIDAITADAGVAKMSLYNNFASKAELVEAYLVARHAEWLDLYRARLAQAGDDPRAGVLAVFDAYADHAHAGYVHGFRGCGLLNAAAELPVGDPGRAAVRAHKEEVEGIVAGHLTALLPDDPARVADVAEHLAFLLEGSMARAGLEGDDYRLGRARALAADLLAGL
- a CDS encoding DMT family transporter gives rise to the protein MTGAVAARTGLGSLAVLAASVLWGTTGTAATFAPQVGPLAIGAAAMGVGGLLQAALAGRLLRGHAGALLARRGLVLLGGLAVAVYPLAFYSSMRLAGVAVGTVVSLGSAPLASALVERVVDGRRLTRRWLLAAAVGLTGVVLLCAAEAVAAGEASAGAPGAGASAAGVGLGLVAGATYALYSWVAHRLMRAGVPSRASMGAVFGVGGVLLLPVLLLTGAPLVASWPNAAVGVYMALVPMFTGYVLFGWGLAHVPASTATTLSLLEPAVAAVLAVVVVGERLPAAGWAGVALVVACLAVLTVPGRPVAAGAARRLRQRGLLPWTT
- a CDS encoding 3-methyladenine DNA glycosylase is translated as MTATALPDPAPPTAPQVLDAVAWRAAADGHAARADALTAAHRDRRARGERHAVEDFLFEYYPAKPAQLRRWHPGGGVALAPGADGPAPHAGWRWYRTGGDGVVALDLDAFLADRGDTVRYVHALLSATAARPAATGCFGLHEWAMVYRQDGADRRHALPLRLGPAGTDAVVESHRIRCTHLDAFRFFTPEARPRNATQPTRESQVRDEQPGCLHANMDLYKWALKLGPLVPGALLLDAFELAAEIRRTDMQASPYDVTAYGLEPVAIETPDGKAEYVRRQRGFAERAAGLRTALAAVAGAAVG
- a CDS encoding ROK family transcriptional regulator, producing the protein MQDVVRLPQRHTGAGDLFQLLRDGAPRTRADLAAATGQARSTVTARVDQLLAAGLIAPAGEASSTGGRPPTTFAFRPGARVVLAVDLGATHARMAVTDLASTVLAEAEAPLPIADGPDVVLGWVVEHGRALLAQAGRRPEDLVSVGVGLPGPVEHSTGRPINPPIMPAWDDVDVPGILAAQLGAQVLVDNDVNLMALGEHRSAWPDVDDMLFVKVATGIGSGIISDGRLRRGAQGAAGDIGHIAVPDAADVPCRCGNLGCLEAVASGRALAEQLAAAGLPARDGADVVALVRAGDLAAGRAVRQAGREIGSVLAACVSLLNPSLVVIGGVVAEAGEHLIAGIREVVYQRSLPLATQHLRIVTSQARSQVGILGASAMAVDHVLAPEAVDALVESRIA
- a CDS encoding sugar ABC transporter ATP-binding protein, coding for MVNEDPPREDPQPLLRMRGIVKQFPGARALDGVDLDVLPGEVHCLLGQNGAGKSTLIKVLAGAHQPTEGEVLVDGQVVTIPHPVAALRLGIATMYQELDVVGGLTVAENVFLGHELATAGVSRRGDARRRTRELLARLGHPEISPGQEVGSLPAAAQQVVSMARALSHDARVIVMDEPSAVLDADEVQNLFRVVRELTASGVAIVYISHRMEEIRAVGDRITVLKDGRTVARDLPARETPTRDLIRLMTGRAVEYAFPPAPGVAPDAPVVLDVQGLALRGAFEDVTFQVRAGEILGLAGLVGSGRSEILETVYGARRATAGSVQVAGRRLRPGTVPAAVAAGVGLAPEERKAQGLLLDEPVYRNITLSTFGRFARGGLLDERAERAAAREQAEALDLRPAGVDRAMRTLSGGNQQKAMLARWLVHGCRVLLLDEPTRGVDVGARAEIYALVRRLADEGAAVVVVSSEIPEVLGLADRVLVVSEGRVVHEGPAAAIDEHAVLDLVMEGSAA
- a CDS encoding ABC transporter permease, yielding MSEHQVSTPTADEPARTERAAPPPVRTRRGPASGGAARTLGLVIALAAIGVVGYVTAGSRFASVDNLLVILSTASIIGVISIGMTFVITAGGIDLSVGSVLGLASVWATTLATQTMAEQYGWIVMVGCALLVGVAAGLVNGVLVAYGRVVAFIATLAMLVAARGLAELIAQRRTQLVTVSSFSSTFKGDLLGVPKIVWIFAAVAVAGWFLLNRTTFGRRTVAVGGNPEAARLAGIAVRRHTMLLYALSGLAAGIAGVMMLARTGAGSSTNGQLYELDAIAAVVVGGTLLAGGRGTIVGTVLGVLIFATLTNIFVQNNLDSSVQAVAKGAIIIAAVLLQQRFTTRSAPRTT
- a CDS encoding substrate-binding domain-containing protein, producing the protein MSARPTLRRRRTLASVAVLSVAFLAACTSNTPAEEDDGDADRGTTSQQAVSDNDEAGEEVVIGFSAPAADHGWMGAITTAAQEEAETYSDVELRVAEGTNDVNLQISQIEQFINDGVDAIVLLPFDGAALTDVATKAMEAGIPVINVDREFSSPFASRATVLGDNCGMGVSAGTYICEQLGDDPDAVVAEIAGIDSLPLTQDRSQGFADALDGCGLEVSNRVAADFTVQGGEQAAANLLQAAPEIDAIWNHDDDQGVGVLAAIENAGRDEFFMVGGAGSANVMREIQSGDSVLQATVVYPSTQAADGIRLARLVAHEKSLSDLASSGVPRTVQLYAPVVTADNVDQYIDSAFES
- a CDS encoding Gfo/Idh/MocA family protein, with the translated sequence MVGYAFMGAAHSQAWRTAPRFFDLPRTPVMRVLGGRDAGAVKAAADRLGWQESVTSWRELVDRDDVDLVDICTPGSTHAEIAVAALEAGKHVLCEKPLANTVAEAEVMVAAAEAAAARGVRSMVGYTYRRVPAVQLARTLVEQGRIGTIRHVRVQYLQDWLTDPEAPLSWRLDKEAAGSGALGDIASHAVDLAQYVTGERLTGVSALLETFVRERPVAADFAGLHGTAGTGRGPVTVDDAAVFLARLSGGGLGVFEATRFATGRKNALRLEVNGERGSLAFDFEDMNVLHVHDATEDAAVAGFRRVVVTEPQHAYIAHWWPAGHGLGYEHAFTHQVVDLVGDIAAGRDPRPSFADGLEVQRVLEAVERSAADDSRWVPLA